The DNA window TGACCTTGTTAATCCTAAGAACAAATTCTCTCAAGACGCGGAAGTAAATCTCAAAAGATTGCCTGATAAAATTCCTGTTAGACATATCCGGGAAGTAAAGGACATTCCATTGAATTATTCTTCGGAAATAATAATTGACGCACTTTTTGGATCGGGTTTGGATAGACCCCTGCAAGGAATTTATGCTGATATTGTTAGGGTGGTAAATAAATGGGATGCTGATATTATTAGTATAGATATTCCTTCTGGTCTTTATTGTGATAAAATAAATAGCGATGAAAATAAAATTAAGGCCAAATACACCCTAAGTTTTCAATTGCCAAAACTGTCTTTTTTTCTAAAAGAAAACGAAGATTGCATCGGTGAATGGACTATCCTGGATATAGGCTTGTCCAAAGAAGGCCTTGACAAATTAAAAACAGACATTTATTATTCCACTCATTCCGATATAAAAGCAATTGTAAATAAGAGGAGGAAGAAATTTGATCATAAAGGTAATTTTGGCCATACTCTGATAATCGCCGGGTCAAAAGGAAAAATGGGTGCTGCAGTTTTAGCCTCAAAGTCCGCATTGCGAACGGGTTGTGGTTTGCTCACCGCATATATTCCTGAAGTCGGTTATAATATTTTTCAAAGTGCTTTACCTGAGGCAATGTGTATAACAGACATCGGAGAAAGTTTTTTGATCGATATTCCAGATTTACAGCCCTTTAATTCGATTGCAATCGGACCTGGAATAGGTCGAAATGAAGAAACATTGACCTGTCTGGAAACATTGTTTGAAAGATATTCAAAGCCCTTGGTGCTGGATGCGGATGCACTCAATCTGCTCGCTAAAAATGAACATCTCCTTAAGGCGATTCCGGAGAATTCAATTCTAACGCCACATCCCGGAGAATTTCGTCGATTAGCGGGAGCCTGGGAAGACGAAATAGAAAAATTAACATTGCAGAAAGTGTTTTCAAAAACCTATAAGTGCATAATTGTTTTAAAAGGAGCTTATACAACAATTTCTGATGCCAATGGGAATATTTATATAAACAGTACCGGCAATCCCGGAATGGCAACAGCAGGTTCCGGAGACGTATTAACAGGCATGATTGCAGCACAATTATCGAAAGGCATGGACGCTTTGAATGCAACTAAATCAGCAGTTTATCTTCATGGCCTTTCAGGTGATCTGGCCCTTTTAAAAATTCATGAAGAAAGTATGATTGCAGGTGATATTATAGATCACATCTCGATGGCTTATCAAAGACTCGACTAAAATCTTCCGAATTTTAGCATCATATTGTAATTAATGCCATTGAAAGCCTTCTTACTAGTATTCTCAAGTTCAAAATTATCTGCGGATCTATAAGATATTCCCAATCCCAATCTGGTATGGCGGGTTAGGTTGAATTCAACATTTACACCGGGTTCTACAACAAAAAATACGGCGTCATCCAATAAATCCTTCTCTCCTTCCTGCAATTCTTCGTTCCAATCCCTGAGGTACCCTACCCACCCGGCTCCAAGTAAAATTGGGAATGTGATATGCACAGGTTGATTAGACATAATTATTGGCTCGATTATCAATCCACCATAACCAATAATCGGCCGCATGCTTCCTCCTTCCGGTAAATATTTCAATTCAATATCATCGACTTCTACTGAAGGGAGCATGGAATTAAATTCCAGACCAATGGCCAGGGTACGATTAATAACGCCTGCCATTTTTGCTCCGAGAAACAAGACGTCTTCTCCAAAGTAATTATGCCCTTTAAAATTTATTGCTAAATAAGCTCCCGAATGATAATCACCATTGAAGATTGTCTTCATCTCCTTTTGATCGGAACGATAAACCCTTCGCTCGATTCGATGCAATAAAGTATCTTCACTGTATTCATTTATTACTTGTGAAAAGGAAAAAAATGGGGCCAGCAAAGAAATTGCCAATAGAATTTTGTTCAACATGGTCTTTTTTTTTATAAAGACAAGAACAAAATAAAAGGGTTGCCAATAAATTTAATTAATCATTCATCACGATTTTTTGAATCGAATCAACATCCAGAATTGTAACTAATTTGGCATTCTTAATTCTCCAATTTTCCTGTGGTTGATGTAGGACATGAACAAATTTTGGCGCTTCAGCATTTTGTGGTTTTCTTCCTCTTTTTTTAGGGATCTTAATTTCCTCTACCATGTTTAACGATTTAGTGGTCAATTATACGTAATAGTGATGCTCACAAAAAGTATAATATTTTAAATTAAATAGATTTTTATTCAAGTGGTAAAAAAAAGTTCAAAATTGTAATTGTTTTGAACTTATAAATAGAATAATACAATCGTGTCATGGAATATTCAAAGAAACCTTTAAATACCGTAAAAAGAATTCCCAAAAGAGGTAATTATAATAAAGATGAAATTTTTGATATTCTGGATAGCAATTTCATCGGGTATATGGGATATGTATACAAGGGTTACTCCATCACTATACCAATGGCCTATGGAAGAAACGGGAATGAAATTTACATTCATGGCTCTAGCAAAAACCGAATGATCAATTCTATTCAGGAATGTGAAAAAGTAAGCATGACCGTTACGGAAATAAAAGCCCTTGTCCTTGCCAAATCCGTATTTCATCACAGCATGAATTATCGATCGGCCGTAATATTTGGGAAAGCATCTCTTGTAGAGTCAGAAAATGAGAAAATTGATGTATTGAAAATTATTACTGAAAACATTTTAAAAGGACGATGGAAAGAGGCAAGATTGCCTAATAAAAAGGAATTAAAAGCTACAGCAGTATTAAAAATTCAAATTGAGTCCGCCTCTGCAAAAATTCGCGAAGGAGAGCCGATTGATGAAAAGGAAGATTTAAATTCAGGCATTTGGTCGGGATTATTAACTATTAATTCTGACTTTGGAAAGGTAATTAGCGATTCCAATTCGAATGGATTAAAAATTCCGGATAGCCTTGAGAAATTTTTATTAAGAAATGAATATTAGTTAGTTTTAATTTTCATAGCAAGAATTGAATGTTTAAGACAAAGCTGATTGCCGATTTTGAAGGGGAGATAGTAACTGATGAAGTCAGTAGAAAAATATATGCTACGGATGCTTCAGCATACAGGGAAATTCCACATGCCGTTGCATTTCCAAAAAATAAAAATGACTTAAAAAAATTAATTCTATACGCAGCTAAAAACAAAACATCCTTGATTCCACGAACCGCCGGAACCTCCTTAGCGGGCCAGGTAGTGGGATCGGGAATTATCGTCGATGTATCAAAGTATTTTACTAAAATTATACAGCTTGATAAGTCCGGAAAGCGCGTTCATCTTGAGCCCGGAGTAATTAGAGATGAATTAAATCAATATTTGGCCCCACATAATCTATATTTTGGTCCTGAAACTTCTACTGCCAATCGAGCCATGATCGGTGGAATGGTTGGTAATAATTCATGCGGTTCTAATTCTGTAGTTTATGGCAGTACAAGAGAACACCTCATTTCGCTCAAGGGATTTTTAAGCAACGGCCAGGAAGTTGAATTTAAGGCACTAGATAAAGAAGCCTTTGAAGAAAAATGTAAGCTGCCATCGGATAATTTGGAGGGAAATATATACAGAAATATTAAAGACTTACTTGGCAATGGACAAAACAGGAAATCCATAAGCGATGCCTACCCGAAACCAAGCATTCCAAGGAGAAACACGGGCTATGCTTTGGATTTATTAATGGACTCAGAAGTTTTTCAAAATGGAACAAATCAATTCAATTTCTGTAAGCTTCTGGCTGGTTCAGAAGGAACGCTTTTCTTTATAACTGAAATTTGTCTTCAACTGGTTGATAAACCTTCTAGCAATAAAGTTTTGCTTTGTGCACATTTTAATTCTATCAAAGATTCATTAAAAGCGAATTTATATGCCTTAAAATATAAACCAAGTGCTTCCGAATTAATGGACCACTATGTTTTAGATTGTACAAAGGAGAATATTGAACACAAAAAAAACAGGTTTTTTGTTTTAGGCGATCCGCGGGCTATTCTGGTGATTGAATTCACGGAGTCTGACATTGAAAAAGCACAAGATAAAGCCAATCAACTTATCGAAGATCTTAGAAAAGCAGAATTGGGTTATCATTTTCCTTTGGTAACCGGAGTAGATACCACCAAAGTATGGAATCTCAGAAAAGCCGGTTTAGGCTTACTTTCAAATTTACCCGGCGATGCGAAACCCGTGCCGGTTATAGAGGATACGGCTGTCGATGTTAATGACCTTCCGGATTATATTGAAGATTTTAATGAAATCCTCAAAAAATATGACCTTTATTGTGTGCATTACGCCCATGCTGGTTCCGGAGAATTGCATTTGCGTCCAATCATAAATCTTAAGACGAAAAGTGGGCAGGAATTATTCAAAACTATTCTCGATGAAATTTCCACTTTGGTCAAGAAATACAAAGGTTCTTTAAGTGGTGAACACGGTGATGGCCGATTGAGAGGAGAATTCATCCAGAAAATGATTGGTAAAGAGAATTATCAATTATTGAGAATAGTTAAAAATACCTGGGATCCCCAGAATATTTTTAATCCCGGTAAAATTGTCGATACCCCATCCATGAACAGTTCATTGAGATATCAGACAGATCAGGAAACACCTGACATCCTAACATATTTTGATTTCTCAAAGAATCAAGGAATTCTAAGGGCAGCAGAGATGTGCAATGGATCGGGAGATTGCAGGAAAACACATTTGAGCGGCGGAACCATGTGCCCGAGTTACATGGCGACTAAGAATGAAAAAGATACAACCAGGGCGAGAGCGAATATCTTAAGAGAATATCTTAGCAACTCGAAAAAAGATAATCGTTTTGATCACAATGAAATTAGGGATGTACTTGATCTTTGTTTATCCTGCAAAGGATGTAAATCTGAATGTCCAAGCAATGTCGATATGGCTAAAATGAAGGCAGAATTCCTTCAAAATTATTATGACAGTAATGGAGCAGGATTTAGAGCCAAACTTTTCGCTTCATACGATAAAAGCAATGAACTGGCTTCTGTTTTTCCGGGCCTCTATAATTTCATAACTCAAACAAAACCTTTTAGCAGTATCTTCAAATCAATCGCAGGTATTGCCCCTCAAAGGAGCATTCCAAAACTGCATACTATTAAATTGAAATCCTGGTTTGAGAAAAATAAAACAAGTATTAATCCATTAAAACCCAGAAAGAGAGTTTGGCTTTTTGCAGATGAGTTTAGCAATTACAACGATGTTGGTATTGGAATAAAATCGATATTACTCTTAACAAAGCTTGGATATGAAGTCATCATACCCGATCATAATGAAAGTGGCAGAAGTTCCATTTCAAAAGGTTTTTTAAAAAATGCTAAATCAATTGCTGAATACAATGTGAATGCCCTTGCTGATATCGTTAGCGAAGAAAATCCGCTTTTGGGTATAGAACCTTCTGCTATTTTCACTTTCAAAGACGAATATCCCGACTTGGTTGATGAAAGCATTCAGGAAAAAGCCAAAAAATTGGCTGAGAACTGTTTTATGATTGAAGAATTTCTTGCAAAGGAAATGGAATTGGGAAATTTGGATTTGACGCTGTTTACAAAGGAAAAGAAAAAGATACTATTACATGGCCATTGCCATCAAAAGGCCATATCTTCTACAATTCCGAGTAAAACCATACTTGAAATACCCGATAATTATATGGTAGAAATTATACCCTCGGGTTGTTGTGGAATGGCCGGATCTTTTGGTTATGAAAAAGAGCATTATCATTTATCCCAAAAGATTGCTGAACTTGTATTATACCCTGCAATTCAAAAATCATCTGAAAACACCTTAATTGCAGCACCAGGGACAAGTTGTAGGCATCAAATAATAGATGGGACTAAGCGAAAAGCCTTTCACCCGGTTGAGATTTTATTCAATGCAATTGAACCTTAAGAATTTCCACATTGACCGATAATAATCGGCCATTGGCCGAAATTCTATTTTTTATTTTCATCGAAGAAAATAAATTAGCTTCTGATTGGAGGTCAAATTAAACTCATTCTAAAATTAAAAATATGGATCAATTACCAACTCGAAGAATTGCACTCGGTATAATACTAGTTATAGCCGGAGTCCTTTTATTGTTTAAAAATTTTGGCATGTTGCCCTACTACTTTTCAGATGCCATCTTTAACTGGCCCATGCTGATAATGGTTATAGGTGCAATTGCATTGATAAATCGCACAAATAAAACACCTGGTCTTATTATATTCTTTATTGGTGCGTACTTCTGGATAGACCGTTATTTAAATCTGGATTTAAGGTGGACGCAGGCATTCTGGCCAGTTGTTATCATAACTATTGGTATATACATCCTGGTAAAGCATGGAAGAAAAAACAATTGGCACCAAAATTTTCAGGAAGGTGCAGAAAAAAAAAATGACCGGACCGAAGGACCAGAAATAACACCGGGAGGTTCTGATACTTTTGACGAAATTGCCATCTTTGGAGGTGGTGACCGCAGCGTGAGTTCAATGTCTTTTAAAGGGGGAAAAGCAACCTGTATATTTGGTGGTTCAGATATCAATTTTAAAAATGCAAAATTGATAAATAATCAACCTGCAGTAATTGATTTGCTCTGTGTTTTTGGAGGCGTCTCCTTAAAAGTACCAAATGACTGGACAGTGCACTCCGAAGTAACCCCACTTTTGGGTGGATTTGGTGATGACCGGGATTTGTCAAACATTCACCCGGATCCAAGCAAAGTCTTGATAGTTAAAGGTTTGGTGATATTCGGAGGTGGCGATATAAAATCTACCTAAAGAAAGGGTGCAAAATCCATTTATATCAAATAATAAGAACTTATTTTATTATATCCTTTTATGGGCTGTTATAGCGACAGTCCATATTTTATATATTCTTCGAAATTATGATTTCGGCTTGTCTATTTCCATTTCTGATGGGCTATTTTTTAATTTCAGTTTTGCGTTATTTGGCCTTGGACTTTGGTATTTAATTAAATATTCAGTTTGGGATGAAAGAGATAACATACAGGTTATTGTCAATTTGTTTCTCGGAGCACTGGTAATAATTTCACTTTGGATTGGATTCAATGAATTAATTCTCCGATTGATATTCAGCCAGTCAAATGATTATCATAGTTTCCTCAAATCATTTCGGTTTTGGCGAATCTCGCTGGCCGTTTTTTATTATATCCTTATCATTCTAATTTATTATGTTATCATTTATTATGTCAGATTGCAGGAGAAAAAATCTGCAGAAATTGAGCTTAAGCGAAATATAACCGAAGCCAGATTGAATCTTATCAGAAATCAGGTAAACCCACATTTTCTATTTAATAGCCTCAATTCCATTTCATCTTTGACTTTATCAGATGCTGCAAAAGCGAGATCCATGATTGGAAGACTTTCTAATTTTTTGCGAAACTCTTTGTCTCATGAGCCAAATTCTATGATTAGTCTGGAGGAAGAACTTCAAAACTGTTCCGAATATTTGGAAATTGAGAGAGTGCGATTTTCGGAAAAATTTGTTTTCAAATTTAATCTGCCACCCGATTTGCACTCAGTTTTAATTCCAAATATGCTGTTACAACCAATTTTTGAAAATGCGATAAAACATGGTGTGCAGGAAAACACAGGTAATACAGACTTGATTTGTGAGATAAAAAAAATTAATAATGCTGTTCAAATACTTGTCAAAAATACGCTTGAAGAAAAACCGGTCTCAAGTAAAGCGGGGACATCCTTTGGACAGAAGAATATAAAAGAAAGGCTTTCCCTGATTTATAACGGAAAAGCCAATTGCAGTTTTCGCATTGAAAACAATTTATATCTTGCTGAAATAAATCTGCCAATCCATTATCACAAAGACTGGATACGCTCTGAATCTCCATCTTTATCATAGAGAATTCTTCCTTCACCATTTTCAATCCAGATTAAATTTGGGTTGTCATTATTATCCAACATAAAATTGGCAACATGCATATCCCTAATAGTATCGTTAACAATAGAACCTGATATCACATAAGCAAAAGTTGCATTCTCAAATTCTTTTTCAGATTCAACTTCGGCAAAAACAGAAAAGGCATCTCCTTTACCAACTATAAATGCGCCCAATCCGGAACCGGATTCGAATTTATTCACATAATCCAGCTGTACAGATAAGTTGTATTGATTGAATGACGTGAACTGAACTTTGAAATCAGGATATCTATAACCAATAAAATCTTCAGGGATATTGGAATTTTTTAAGATAAACTTTGAACCGAGAAAAATTCCATTTAAGGGTGGCGGTGTTCCACCTCTGTTTATGATCATCCCGAGATTCTCCATTTCGGCTAAAACGTCTGCAGGAACCAAATCGTTAATATCTTTGGTCAAACCATTATCTTCAACTGTTTTTTGAACGGGTTCAGGTTCCTTGTCTTTTTTACAAGAAATTGAAATAAATGCAAGGCATAACAATAAACTCAATACACCCGGGTATTTAAAACTATTCATAATAATATTTTTTATATCCAACATATTCGTGAATCTGAGGAAATTCAAATTTAAATTCAATAATTCTTTTTTTAAGTATTTTCATTAATTGTAACGCACCGCTTATACATTCTTATATTTAATTATTAAAATTAATCCTTGTCTCAAATAAGAAATAATTTTGAAAGTATTGATTATTGATGATGAAAAACCAGCTCGCCAGCTATTGGTTGAATTGCTTAAAAATAAGAATGACCTTGAAATTATCGGAGAAGCATCCAACGGATTTGAGGCTTTAAAACAAATTAACTCACTTAATCCCGAATTGATTTTTTTAGATATTCAAATGCCGAAAATAAATGGCTTTGAATTACTGGAAATACTTGATCAACCACCTTTGGTAATTTTTACTACCGCTTACTCGGAATACGCTATAAAAGCTTTTGAAATGAATGCAATAGACTATTTGCTAAAACCAATAGAAGAAAGCAGACTTGAAATGGCCATAAATAAAGTTTTAAATTCAAGAACCGGTCGACCTGATATTCAAAAACTGAGTGAGAACCGATTATCAGAGAAGGAAAAACTCGAAAAAATAGTAGTAAAAACAGGCAATCAAATTCATATTTTGCCTATCGATGACATTGAACGAATTGAAGCCTATGATGATTATGTGAAAATCCATTCAATGGATAAATATTATCTCAAAAAAATGACAATGAAATTTTTGGAAAATAAATTACCTAATGATCAATTTATAAGAATACACAGGTCTCATATATTGAACAGTAACCATTTACAAAAATTAGAGGCTATGGGTAAAGAGAGCCATTTAGCCATTCTTAAAAATGGAGATAAGATTCCGGTGAGTTCTTCCGGCTATCATTTACTCAAAGAAATTTTAGGTTTTTGATCAGACGATCACTTTTTGAGGCTGACTTTCCTCAATTTTTAGGGAATCATTGCTTGAACCCGTTTTGAATATCATTCCACAAACTCCAAAATACTCGACAGAAATATTCCCGAATTCATATTTGTAATTGCTCAAGAAGATTAAATTCATTCGATCGCCCTTGCCAATCGCCAACAAATAACCCGGTGTGAATTGGGTACCATGATGAATCGAACCATATTCTTCACCAATTTTATTCAAATATGCTCTTTCGGAAGGATTGCTTACTACTAATGCAATTAAAAAAAGACCTAACACGAATATTATCCGGTTTGCTTTGCTCATGAAAAACAAAACAACTTTATTAAATGAAAGGTTTAAAAGCCCTCATGGAATGAGGGCCAATTATTATTGAGTACAGGTACCGTTTCCGGCTACAGTTCCACTATAATTTTCATCCAATATATCAAATGTCGTGCAATTAAAAGTTACGGAATTACCACTTCTTGTAACAGATCCGCTTACAGTAGCCCTTGTAAATGTTCCTGAAGTGTTTGCGCTAAGAATATAAGGATCATTAAGAACATCAAAATCCGTGTCCGCATATTTTGAAAGTGATTGCGTTCCATCTTGAATATTATAGAGATAAGCATAAGCTATTTCTGAATTTGACAGCGTTTTTTGAAAAATGATTATTTCCTTTCCACTTCCTTGAGGATCTAATCCACAAAGAACTAAATCTGCAACATAAGTAATTCCATCAATGGAAAAGTTACCTTCTCCCGGTGCAGCTGGACAGGGAGGATCAATCAAATCTTTACAACTTGGTTCATCACAATTACCGCACATAAGAGCCACGTCTCGGATATTTGCTTTAGAAATTTTACCATCGGAAGTAACTGCAAATTCATAACATTTGATGTCATGGCAGACCTGCGATAGATTGGCACAAGTAGCATCAGTTACCTGAAATGGGACGTTTAATGTTCCTGATGTAGATCCCGATGGAACATTGACCGGAACGACATTGACAGGACCCGAAGTACCAAACCTCATTCCGGCACCCACTACATTGCCTGAAGGAGCACTAAACGTAATTTTACCCTCCATTTGTTGATTTGGATAAATTGGCATTGCAGCAGATCCCGGTGCAGGGCCTTCAATATCAATTGTTTCATCTATTTCCATAGTGTCGGGGTCCACTGTATAAGAGCCTGCCGGTAGCTGAAGGTTTGAATTAAAACTAGTTACAGGATCACCTTGTGGTGCTACTGTGCCTCCTTTATTATTGTCATCATCTCCACAGGATATAAATAGTATAAAAACTATTCCAAAGCTTAGGTAAGTTAATTTTCTCATTATTTCATGTTAATTTAAGCTAATATAAATAAGCTGCTTTAATCAACAAAACATCCCGAAAGACTCAGGGATTTATTTACAGGTTGAAAAACTCTTCCTTGCTGAGAAAAATATCATTAAATAAATCCTCCCTGTTTACCTTAAACCAAACCTCTGAATTAAGACTTGAATTCATGAAAACATTAATACTATCCCCTTCCTTTACTTTGATTATCAATGTCGACATGTTATCTCCTTCAATTTTCAATGAATAATCGGGACTGCCCTTGGCTTCAAAGTCATCAGCAAATTGACTTTGATTATTTATGACCAGTTTTGATAGTACCTGATCTACTTTATTATCATCTGCTTGTTCACCTGCGATCATCCAGGCTGAATCCACTCTCTGAAGGATATAAGATTCTTCTCCGGGTAAATTATAATGGAGTTTTCTAATATCCTCTTTTTTCGTCTTTATAAAGGTCTGATCACGAAAAGCATTGATATCTCTATTAAACGTCATCGTTAAAAATCCATCGGTTGCATACACTTCTTCCTGATCAATAAGTCTGAAATATGTAAGCGTTTTCATCTGCTGCCGTTGATAGGGATTTGCTTGCGGTGCCTGCTTATAACTAAATTTTCCGATCATAATACCCATTTCGGTCCCATCCTCGTATACCACTTTAACTTTCGTTGCCAGAGAATCGTTGACCTGAAATTTCTCCCATTTCTCTTTGGATCTTGCTGCCAAACGCGTTGGTTTTATGTTTTGAATGGCATTGATCAAAGCCATTACGGTCGATTTCATTGCATTTACACTAAGCTCTCCTTTTTGTGCTTTCCAAATATTATTCTCCCGAATTAGTCGAATTTCTTGCTGATTATTGATTTGAGGGTAAATAAGAATCTCGGTAATTTCTGCAGTATCAAGACTAATAACATTTGGATTAAAATTACCCTTGGTCCTGGTGACATTAAAGTACCTCACCAATAAAAAAACAGCAGTAAGAACGACAAAAACAATAAGCAGCTTACTATTATTCCATTTAGTTGCCATAATTTTCCTCCATTCTTTTTATTCTCACATTTCTTTTTACCTGCATTCTTGCAATGCCATATATAACCACAAGAATAATTGGCAATAGAAAATTTAAA is part of the Hyphobacterium sp. CCMP332 genome and encodes:
- a CDS encoding NAD(P)H-hydrate dehydratase, with the translated sequence MKILSALQIQKLDQFTIENEPIASIDLMERASSTFADWYKQNFDQEQIVRILCGPGNNGGDGLAIARLLSQKGYKIEVDLVNPKNKFSQDAEVNLKRLPDKIPVRHIREVKDIPLNYSSEIIIDALFGSGLDRPLQGIYADIVRVVNKWDADIISIDIPSGLYCDKINSDENKIKAKYTLSFQLPKLSFFLKENEDCIGEWTILDIGLSKEGLDKLKTDIYYSTHSDIKAIVNKRRKKFDHKGNFGHTLIIAGSKGKMGAAVLASKSALRTGCGLLTAYIPEVGYNIFQSALPEAMCITDIGESFLIDIPDLQPFNSIAIGPGIGRNEETLTCLETLFERYSKPLVLDADALNLLAKNEHLLKAIPENSILTPHPGEFRRLAGAWEDEIEKLTLQKVFSKTYKCIIVLKGAYTTISDANGNIYINSTGNPGMATAGSGDVLTGMIAAQLSKGMDALNATKSAVYLHGLSGDLALLKIHEESMIAGDIIDHISMAYQRLD
- a CDS encoding pyridoxamine 5'-phosphate oxidase family protein; protein product: MEYSKKPLNTVKRIPKRGNYNKDEIFDILDSNFIGYMGYVYKGYSITIPMAYGRNGNEIYIHGSSKNRMINSIQECEKVSMTVTEIKALVLAKSVFHHSMNYRSAVIFGKASLVESENEKIDVLKIITENILKGRWKEARLPNKKELKATAVLKIQIESASAKIREGEPIDEKEDLNSGIWSGLLTINSDFGKVISDSNSNGLKIPDSLEKFLLRNEY
- a CDS encoding FAD-binding protein gives rise to the protein MFKTKLIADFEGEIVTDEVSRKIYATDASAYREIPHAVAFPKNKNDLKKLILYAAKNKTSLIPRTAGTSLAGQVVGSGIIVDVSKYFTKIIQLDKSGKRVHLEPGVIRDELNQYLAPHNLYFGPETSTANRAMIGGMVGNNSCGSNSVVYGSTREHLISLKGFLSNGQEVEFKALDKEAFEEKCKLPSDNLEGNIYRNIKDLLGNGQNRKSISDAYPKPSIPRRNTGYALDLLMDSEVFQNGTNQFNFCKLLAGSEGTLFFITEICLQLVDKPSSNKVLLCAHFNSIKDSLKANLYALKYKPSASELMDHYVLDCTKENIEHKKNRFFVLGDPRAILVIEFTESDIEKAQDKANQLIEDLRKAELGYHFPLVTGVDTTKVWNLRKAGLGLLSNLPGDAKPVPVIEDTAVDVNDLPDYIEDFNEILKKYDLYCVHYAHAGSGELHLRPIINLKTKSGQELFKTILDEISTLVKKYKGSLSGEHGDGRLRGEFIQKMIGKENYQLLRIVKNTWDPQNIFNPGKIVDTPSMNSSLRYQTDQETPDILTYFDFSKNQGILRAAEMCNGSGDCRKTHLSGGTMCPSYMATKNEKDTTRARANILREYLSNSKKDNRFDHNEIRDVLDLCLSCKGCKSECPSNVDMAKMKAEFLQNYYDSNGAGFRAKLFASYDKSNELASVFPGLYNFITQTKPFSSIFKSIAGIAPQRSIPKLHTIKLKSWFEKNKTSINPLKPRKRVWLFADEFSNYNDVGIGIKSILLLTKLGYEVIIPDHNESGRSSISKGFLKNAKSIAEYNVNALADIVSEENPLLGIEPSAIFTFKDEYPDLVDESIQEKAKKLAENCFMIEEFLAKEMELGNLDLTLFTKEKKKILLHGHCHQKAISSTIPSKTILEIPDNYMVEIIPSGCCGMAGSFGYEKEHYHLSQKIAELVLYPAIQKSSENTLIAAPGTSCRHQIIDGTKRKAFHPVEILFNAIEP
- a CDS encoding histidine kinase; the encoded protein is MSISISDGLFFNFSFALFGLGLWYLIKYSVWDERDNIQVIVNLFLGALVIISLWIGFNELILRLIFSQSNDYHSFLKSFRFWRISLAVFYYILIILIYYVIIYYVRLQEKKSAEIELKRNITEARLNLIRNQVNPHFLFNSLNSISSLTLSDAAKARSMIGRLSNFLRNSLSHEPNSMISLEEELQNCSEYLEIERVRFSEKFVFKFNLPPDLHSVLIPNMLLQPIFENAIKHGVQENTGNTDLICEIKKINNAVQILVKNTLEEKPVSSKAGTSFGQKNIKERLSLIYNGKANCSFRIENNLYLAEINLPIHYHKDWIRSESPSLS
- a CDS encoding LytTR family transcriptional regulator DNA-binding domain-containing protein; this encodes MLKVLIIDDEKPARQLLVELLKNKNDLEIIGEASNGFEALKQINSLNPELIFLDIQMPKINGFELLEILDQPPLVIFTTAYSEYAIKAFEMNAIDYLLKPIEESRLEMAINKVLNSRTGRPDIQKLSENRLSEKEKLEKIVVKTGNQIHILPIDDIERIEAYDDYVKIHSMDKYYLKKMTMKFLENKLPNDQFIRIHRSHILNSNHLQKLEAMGKESHLAILKNGDKIPVSSSGYHLLKEILGF
- a CDS encoding DUF4340 domain-containing protein, coding for MATKWNNSKLLIVFVVLTAVFLLVRYFNVTRTKGNFNPNVISLDTAEITEILIYPQINNQQEIRLIRENNIWKAQKGELSVNAMKSTVMALINAIQNIKPTRLAARSKEKWEKFQVNDSLATKVKVVYEDGTEMGIMIGKFSYKQAPQANPYQRQQMKTLTYFRLIDQEEVYATDGFLTMTFNRDINAFRDQTFIKTKKEDIRKLHYNLPGEESYILQRVDSAWMIAGEQADDNKVDQVLSKLVINNQSQFADDFEAKGSPDYSLKIEGDNMSTLIIKVKEGDSINVFMNSSLNSEVWFKVNREDLFNDIFLSKEEFFNL